Proteins from one Amycolatopsis benzoatilytica AK 16/65 genomic window:
- a CDS encoding MlaD family protein — protein sequence MNLRSRPAVLRLSLVLAFVLACVVFLGFLLAQAGANVPLLGKSAAYRVSVRVADVDNLVSFSDVQLAGLNCGKVAGLDREAGKIRLDLDLDAGAVPLHQGVTVQVSEKSLAGQSYVKLVDGSGPALPSGTALPDSAVKPSVQLHDVLASLDQPTRDALGSTLRSLGQATNGSAEDVGRAMTGLAKLGRDGHTALDALSAQSADLQALMAQSTTLLNALDTGQGQIADLVSAANRLTTATAGQRQAVEAALRQLPGVVGSTKTAADKFTALSGSLAPVAADLKSAAPALNTALDQLPQSTKDLRTLLPSLGTTLDRSPATLQRIPVAGQDLRTLAPTLGETLRDVNPMLRYLQPFGKDIAAFFAGFNSVWAYKAEDGLTVLRLAAVNITSQILKTGLPLPADVGPLIKSNPYPLPGMSGNPTIYAGPYPHVERDPQ from the coding sequence ATGAACCTCCGGTCCCGCCCCGCAGTGCTGCGGCTGAGCCTGGTGCTCGCGTTCGTCCTGGCCTGCGTCGTGTTCCTCGGTTTTCTCCTCGCCCAAGCGGGAGCGAACGTCCCGTTGCTGGGCAAGTCCGCCGCCTACCGGGTGTCCGTCCGGGTCGCCGACGTGGACAACCTGGTGTCCTTTTCCGACGTGCAGCTCGCGGGTCTGAACTGCGGCAAAGTCGCAGGGCTCGACCGCGAAGCGGGCAAGATCCGGCTCGATCTCGACCTGGACGCGGGCGCGGTGCCGCTGCATCAGGGCGTCACCGTGCAGGTCAGCGAAAAATCCCTGGCCGGGCAGTCGTACGTGAAGCTGGTCGACGGCTCCGGGCCGGCTTTGCCCAGCGGCACCGCGCTGCCCGACTCCGCAGTGAAGCCGAGCGTGCAACTGCACGACGTCCTCGCCAGTCTCGACCAGCCGACGCGCGACGCACTGGGCTCGACCCTGCGGTCGCTGGGCCAGGCCACGAACGGCAGCGCCGAGGACGTCGGCCGCGCCATGACCGGCCTGGCCAAGCTCGGCCGCGACGGCCACACGGCACTGGACGCGCTATCGGCCCAGTCGGCCGACCTGCAGGCCCTGATGGCGCAATCGACGACGCTGCTCAACGCGCTGGACACCGGCCAGGGGCAGATCGCCGACCTCGTCTCCGCAGCCAACCGGCTCACGACCGCGACCGCCGGCCAGCGGCAGGCGGTCGAGGCAGCGCTGCGGCAGCTGCCGGGCGTGGTCGGCAGCACCAAGACCGCGGCCGACAAATTCACCGCGCTGTCTGGCTCGCTCGCCCCGGTCGCCGCGGATCTGAAGTCGGCCGCGCCCGCGCTGAACACGGCGCTGGACCAGCTTCCGCAGTCCACAAAGGACCTTCGGACGCTGCTGCCGTCGCTGGGCACGACGCTGGACCGTTCCCCGGCGACGCTGCAGCGGATCCCCGTGGCGGGCCAGGACCTGCGGACGCTGGCGCCGACGCTGGGAGAGACGCTGCGTGACGTCAACCCGATGCTGCGCTACCTCCAGCCGTTCGGAAAGGACATCGCCGCGTTCTTCGCGGGCTTCAACTCGGTCTGGGCGTACAAGGCCGAGGACGGCTTGACCGTGTTGCGGCTGGCCGCGGTGAACATCACCAGTCAGATCCTCAAGACCGGGCTGCCATTGCCCGCCG